The Schaalia dentiphila ATCC 17982 sequence CGATGTTGTGCGACGCCAAGCGCCACCCGCTGATCGCCGCGCTCTTAGAGGTCGACATCCCGACAGGCACGAGCTCCGACCAGTGGCAGTTATCGACGCCGCGCAGCCCATTGAAGACCGCCGGATCCAGGCCCAGCAGCGACACGATGCCACGTGCGATCGCGGAGCCATGCGAAACGACAATCAGAGACTGGTCCCCGCGGCACGCCCGTGCCGCTTCCAAGACGGCATCGCGAACGCGCTCACCCACAACCTCGGAGCGTTCCACCTCAGCGAGGTCACACTCCCCCTGAGCGCGATACTGCGCGTAGGCCTCGGCCTGCTCGGCGGCGATCTCCTCGTAGGTCTTACCCTCAAAGCTCCCGTAGAAGCGCTCCGTGAGCCGCTCATCGAGTGCCGGCCCCTCGCAGGGATATCCAGCGATGTCGAAGACGCGTGCGATGATCCTCGCGGTATCCACCGCGCGTCCCAGGGGCGAGCTCACGATACGCACTCCCCCGTCGTCGTAGCTGCGCCCATCTTCGGCGGCAATCATACCAACCTCGGCGCTCGGCTCGCACAGGCGGCTCACCAGCACGCCGGCGGCACCCGCAGCCTGGGACCGTCCGGCCTCGTTCAAGGGTTGATCGATACGCCCCTGAAAGCGCCGCGCCAGGTTGAAATCCGTTTGGCCGTGGCGCAGCAGAACGATCCGCGAGGCGCTCACTGCGCACTCTCCACACCGTGCGCGGCAGCACGCTCGGCGGCAGCGGCGCGGGCCTCGTCGATGTCGACGTCGATCGGCACGGCCGGGCAGTCACCCCACAGGCGCTCGAGAGCGTAGTACTCGCGCTCTTCCTCGGACAGGACGTGAACGAGCAGATCCGAGTAGTCCAGGAGCACCCACGTGCCCTCCGCACGCCCCTCGATGTGGGCGGGGCGGCGCTGCTGCTCGGCCCAGATACGATCCATGATGTCCTCGGCGATGGCGCGCACCTGACGGTCCGTCGGCGCCGAAACAACCACGAATGCGTCAGCCAGGGCGAGCTTGCTGGTCACGTCAACAAGCACCGGGTTGATGCCGCCGCGGTCGTGCGCGGTGCGAGCAACCAGGCTCGCCAGTTCTGCGGTAGCGTCGGGAAGGCTCACGTTTCTCCTTGGGTTATGACCGGTACAGGCCGTATTTGTTGATGTATTGGACGACGCCGTCGGGCACCAGATACCACACCGGCTTCCCCTCTTCGACGCGCGTACGGCAGTCCGTCGAGGAGATCGCCATGGCGGGGACCTCCAGCAGCGACACGGACTCGTGCGGCAATCCAGGATCCGACAGGTTGTGCCCGGGGCGCGTCACGCCGATAAAGTGCGCCTGCTCAAAGAGCTTATCGGCGTCCTTCCACTGCGCGATCTGTGCCAGCGCGTCGGCACCCGTGATGAAGTAGAAATCCGAGTCCGGGTATTCGCGCGATAGGTCCGCCAGCGTATCGATCGTGTAGGTCGTCCCACCGCGGTCAATATCCACGCGAGACACGGCAAAACGAGGGTTCGAGGCGGTTGCGACGACCGTCATCAGGTAGCGGTGCTCCGCCGAGGTCACGCGTCGATCCGCCTTGAAGGGCTGCATGGCCGCGGGGACGAAGACGACCTGGTCGAGGCCGTAGACGTCCATGACCTCCGAGGCCGCGACGAGGTGGCCGTGGTGGATCGGATCGAATGTGCCGCCCATGATGCCGATCGCGCGGCGCCGACGCAGCGCGCGCGGGGGATGCTGGGGCGAGGCCGGGGCCGCGGTCGCCCCCGCCGTGGCCTCGGTGGTCTTTTCGATCGCGGACTCGTCGGAGGCCTGCAGCGCGTGGTTATCCTGCGTGCTCACGGGCGGATCGTTCCTTCTCCCTCGTAGATCCACGTGGTCGTCGTCAGTTCCGCGAGGCCCATCGGGCCGCGCGCGTGCAGCTTCTGCGTCGAGATACCCACTTCGGCACCCAGGCCCAGCTGACCACCGTCCGTGAAACGCGTCGAAGCATTCACGGCAATAGCAGCGGCATCGATGCCCGATCGGAACGCGCGCACGACGGCCACATCGGATGCCACGATACCCTCCGTATGCCCCGAGGAATAGCGGCGAATATGCTCAATCGCCTCGTCAACGTCGGCGACGACGCGCACAGCCAGGTCCATCGAGAGGTACTCGGTCTCCCAGTCGGCCTCGGTCGCGTCGACGATCATCTCAGCATCGATCGAAGGCTGGCCATCGACGACGGTCCGTGTAGCCTCGTCCGCGTGGATCGTCACGCCCGCCGTCGTCAGACGGGTGACGGCGGCGACGAGGAAACGCTCGGCGACATCGGCGTGCACGAGCAGAGTCTCCGCCGCGTTGCAGACGCCCACGCGCTGCGTCTTCGCGTTCATGATGATGGCCTCAGCGGCCTCCAGGTCGGCAGAGGCATCCACGTACACGTGACAGTTGCCCGTGCCCGTCTCAATAACCGGAACCCGCGACTCTTCGACGACGGCATTGATCAGCCCCGCTCCCCCTCGCGGAATGAGCGCATCGATCGCTCCACGCGCGCGCATCATTGCTCGGGCACCCGCGCGGCCCCACGGATCCACCGTGGTGATCGCATCGGCGGGCAGGCCCACGGAGGTCAGCGCATCGCGGCACACCTCGATGAGGACGCGATTCGAGGACTGCGCGGCGCTTCCACCGCGCAGTACGACCGCGTTGCCGGCCTTCAGAGCAAGCGAGGCAGCGTCGATCGTCACGTTGGGGCGGGCCTCGTAGATGATGCCGATAACGCCCAGGGGGACGCGCTCCTGCGTCACTCGCAGGCCAATATCGGTGCGCATTCCACGCACGACCTGACCGATCGGGTCAGGCAGACCCGCGATCTCGCGGACGGCCTCGGCGATTCCACGAATACGATCGGGGGTCAGAGCGAGGCGATCCAGCAGGCCCTCGCTCATCTGCTCCGCACGTCCGCGGGCGACATCTTCAGCATTAGCGGCCAGGATCTGGTCACTGCGATCAATGAGCGCAGCCGCAATCGCCTCGAGACCGCGGTTTTTTACCTGGGTCGTCGCGTTCGCGAGCACTCGCGCCGCAGCGCGAGCAGCATCCGTCACCTGGGAAATATCTGCAGCAGTATCCACCGGGCCATCATGGCACACGAGAGCCTGTCAAGCCGCGTCAGTCAGCGCTCAGCGCAGAAAATGCGTCGCCCAACACCGCCAGGTCATCGCGGTGGATGGCCGGCCTGGGGTGCTCATGACCCGCGGCTTGCAGTTCCGCGGTGCCCGATCCGGCGATCTCGGCCAGCGTGTCGGAGTCGTATCCCGACACACCGCGGGCGACCAGTCCCGTCGGGGAAGCCACGTCGACGACGTCACCGGCCTCGAAGTGGCCGAGCACGGAACGTACGCCTGCGACCAGCAGAGACTTCTTGCCGACCGTGATCGCCTGGGCTGCGCCCTCGTCGACGATGATTTCGCCGCGCGACGGGGCCACATGGGCGATCCACAGGCGCCGCGAGGCCGGACGCTCCCGCGACGGCTCGAACCACGTACCAACGTTCTTGCCCGCAAGCACCGACTCCAGAGCATCCGCGGATGCCAGCTGCACGCCAATGCCGCTGGTGGTCGCCAGCATGGCGGCCTGCACCTTCGTCGCCATGCCGCCCGTGCCCACGCGAGAGCCAGCGCCGGTCACGAGCACGCTCATGAGGTCGTCCGCGCTCTCGACCCGTTCGATCAGCTTCGAGCCCGGGTGGTCCGGAGGAGCGGTGTAGAGGCCGTCCACGTCAGTCAGCAGCACGAGGGCGTCGGCCTTGATCATCTGGGCGATGAGCGCGGCAAGGCGATCATTGTCGCCGAAACGCAGCTCGCGGGTGGTCACCGCGTCGTTCTCGTTGAGAATCGGGACAACGCCGAGGCCGAGGAGTCGCGTCAGCGAGGCGCGCACGTTCGTATAGTGATCGCGGCGCATAACGTCGTCCGTGGTCAGCAGCACCTGGGCGGCATCGAGGTGATGCGCCTGGAAGGCGGCCGTCCACCGCGCCATCAGAAGCCCCTGGCCCATCGCGGCAGCGGCCTGCACGCTCGGCAGGTCCTTCGGTTTCGAGGTGAAGCCAAGCGGATCAAGGCCCGCCGCGACCGCGCCCGACGACACGATGACGACCTCGCGGTCCGCCCCGCGCCAGCGCGCCACAAGGCGCGCGACCGAGTCAATACGATTCAGATCCAGGCCGCCGTCCTCGCGAGAGAGCGACGACGAGCCGATCTTGACGACGATGCGAGAAGCTGCGGACACTCCGCTCATGACTGATCCGACGCATCGGTCCAGTGTCCGGCCTGGCGCTCCGTCCACAGCTCGTCGCGGGCAGCGGTCTTGGCATCCATGACCTGGTGATACACCTCGCGACGTTCCTTACGGCTCGGACGCGCGTTCTGATCCAGGCGCAGGTCGGTACCTCGCGAACCCAGCAGCTCCGGTCCGGTCGTCAGGGTCGGCTCCCAGTCGAAGACGACGCCTCCGTCCAGGTCGCCGATCACGACGGTGTCGCCGGCGACCGCGCCAGCCTTCATCAGCTCGTCCTCAACACCCGCGGCGTTCAGGCGATCCGCCAGGTAGCCCACGGCCTCGTCGTTAGCGAAGTCGGTCTGACGCACCCAGCGCTCCGGCTTGTCGCCGCGCACCTGGAAGACTTCCTCGCCGTCCTTACGGGTCTTGCGCACCGTGATCTCCACGCTGCGCCCGACCGCCTTCGGACGGATAACGGGACGGGCGGCCTCGAGGGCGGGACGCTTCACGCGCTCCGCCTCGACGATGCCGGCCAGAGCAAAAGACAGCTCCTTGAGGCCCTCGTGGGACACGGCGGACACCTCAAGGACGGGCCAGCCGAAAGACTCCAGGTCCGGGCGCGTGATCTCGGCAAGATCACGACCGTCCGGGATGTCGATCTTGTTCAAAACGATGACGCGGGGACGCTCCATAATCGGCACGTAGCCCTCGACCTGCGTCAGGTCGCCCTGGTAGGCCTCCAGCTCCGCCTCGATGATGCGCAGGTCCTCAACCGGCTCGCGATCGGTCTCGAAGGCGGCGGTGTCAAGCACGTGCACGATAACCGCGCAACGCTCGATGTGGCGCAGGAAGTCGAGGCCGAGGCCTCGTCCCTGGGAGGCACCGGGGATCAGGCCGGGAACGTCGGCCACCGTGTAGCGCGTATCGCCAGCCGACACGACGCCCAGGTTCGGGACCAGCGTCGTAAAGGGGTAATCGGCGATCTTCGGGCGCGCCGAGCTCAGGGCCGCAATCAGCGAGGACTTACCCGCCGACGGGAAGCCAACGAGAGCCACGTCCGCGACGGACTTCAACTCAAGGATGACGTCGCGCTCCTCGCCGGGCTCGCCCAGCAGGGCGAAGCCGGGGGCCTTACGGGCCTTCGACGCCAGCGCAGCGTTGCCCAGGCCACCGCGACCACCTTCGGCGACCACGTAACGGGCGCCCGCACCCGTTAGGTCAGCGAGCAGCTCACCCGACATCGACTTGACGACAGTTCCCTCGGGAACCGGCAGGATGATGTCCGCGCCGGTCTTACCCTGACGGAAGTCACC is a genomic window containing:
- the proB gene encoding glutamate 5-kinase: MSGVSAASRIVVKIGSSSLSREDGGLDLNRIDSVARLVARWRGADREVVIVSSGAVAAGLDPLGFTSKPKDLPSVQAAAAMGQGLLMARWTAAFQAHHLDAAQVLLTTDDVMRRDHYTNVRASLTRLLGLGVVPILNENDAVTTRELRFGDNDRLAALIAQMIKADALVLLTDVDGLYTAPPDHPGSKLIERVESADDLMSVLVTGAGSRVGTGGMATKVQAAMLATTSGIGVQLASADALESVLAGKNVGTWFEPSRERPASRRLWIAHVAPSRGEIIVDEGAAQAITVGKKSLLVAGVRSVLGHFEAGDVVDVASPTGLVARGVSGYDSDTLAEIAGSGTAELQAAGHEHPRPAIHRDDLAVLGDAFSALSAD
- the rsfS gene encoding ribosome silencing factor, whose protein sequence is MSLPDATAELASLVARTAHDRGGINPVLVDVTSKLALADAFVVVSAPTDRQVRAIAEDIMDRIWAEQQRRPAHIEGRAEGTWVLLDYSDLLVHVLSEEEREYYALERLWGDCPAVPIDVDIDEARAAAAERAAAHGVESAQ
- a CDS encoding histidine phosphatase family protein → MSASRIVLLRHGQTDFNLARRFQGRIDQPLNEAGRSQAAGAAGVLVSRLCEPSAEVGMIAAEDGRSYDDGGVRIVSSPLGRAVDTARIIARVFDIAGYPCEGPALDERLTERFYGSFEGKTYEEIAAEQAEAYAQYRAQGECDLAEVERSEVVGERVRDAVLEAARACRGDQSLIVVSHGSAIARGIVSLLGLDPAVFNGLRGVDNCHWSELVPVGMSTSKSAAISGWRLASHNIGSREDILGA
- a CDS encoding glutamate-5-semialdehyde dehydrogenase; translated protein: MDTAADISQVTDAARAAARVLANATTQVKNRGLEAIAAALIDRSDQILAANAEDVARGRAEQMSEGLLDRLALTPDRIRGIAEAVREIAGLPDPIGQVVRGMRTDIGLRVTQERVPLGVIGIIYEARPNVTIDAASLALKAGNAVVLRGGSAAQSSNRVLIEVCRDALTSVGLPADAITTVDPWGRAGARAMMRARGAIDALIPRGGAGLINAVVEESRVPVIETGTGNCHVYVDASADLEAAEAIIMNAKTQRVGVCNAAETLLVHADVAERFLVAAVTRLTTAGVTIHADEATRTVVDGQPSIDAEMIVDATEADWETEYLSMDLAVRVVADVDEAIEHIRRYSSGHTEGIVASDVAVVRAFRSGIDAAAIAVNASTRFTDGGQLGLGAEVGISTQKLHARGPMGLAELTTTTWIYEGEGTIRP
- the obgE gene encoding GTPase ObgE, giving the protein MADFVDRVTLHAMGGNGGNGVASIKREKFKPLAGPDGGDGGNGGSVILEVSEQETTLLNYHRSPHRRADNGTPGMGDFRQGKTGADIILPVPEGTVVKSMSGELLADLTGAGARYVVAEGGRGGLGNAALASKARKAPGFALLGEPGEERDVILELKSVADVALVGFPSAGKSSLIAALSSARPKIADYPFTTLVPNLGVVSAGDTRYTVADVPGLIPGASQGRGLGLDFLRHIERCAVIVHVLDTAAFETDREPVEDLRIIEAELEAYQGDLTQVEGYVPIMERPRVIVLNKIDIPDGRDLAEITRPDLESFGWPVLEVSAVSHEGLKELSFALAGIVEAERVKRPALEAARPVIRPKAVGRSVEITVRKTRKDGEEVFQVRGDKPERWVRQTDFANDEAVGYLADRLNAAGVEDELMKAGAVAGDTVVIGDLDGGVVFDWEPTLTTGPELLGSRGTDLRLDQNARPSRKERREVYHQVMDAKTAARDELWTERQAGHWTDASDQS
- the nadD gene encoding nicotinate-nucleotide adenylyltransferase, whose translation is MSTQDNHALQASDESAIEKTTEATAGATAAPASPQHPPRALRRRRAIGIMGGTFDPIHHGHLVAASEVMDVYGLDQVVFVPAAMQPFKADRRVTSAEHRYLMTVVATASNPRFAVSRVDIDRGGTTYTIDTLADLSREYPDSDFYFITGADALAQIAQWKDADKLFEQAHFIGVTRPGHNLSDPGLPHESVSLLEVPAMAISSTDCRTRVEEGKPVWYLVPDGVVQYINKYGLYRS